The Opitutales bacterium ASA1 genome window below encodes:
- a CDS encoding DUF1080 domain-containing protein has translation MNRFTPTLLTTAAAFALIACAADQKDDLPPPEATEYYEPVPPVVAVPASGVPSDAIVLFDGTSFDAWETTKADSTGWAIEGDAMTVVPKQGNIRTKQGFRDVQLHLEWRSPTDDDGKGQGRGNSGVFFMTRYEVQVLDSYQNPTYVNGQAGSIYKQHPPLANATRAPGEWQTYDIVFIAPRFNSDGSLKSPARMTVFHNGVLVQHDAVLAGPTVWRGEPKYSAHPDRLPIELQDHSDKVSFRNIWLREITLPDSD, from the coding sequence ATGAATCGTTTCACACCCACTCTCCTCACCACCGCCGCCGCCTTCGCCCTGATCGCCTGCGCCGCCGATCAGAAGGACGATCTCCCGCCCCCCGAAGCCACGGAGTACTACGAGCCCGTCCCGCCCGTCGTCGCGGTGCCCGCGAGCGGAGTCCCCTCCGACGCGATCGTGCTCTTCGACGGCACGTCCTTCGACGCTTGGGAAACCACCAAGGCCGACTCCACGGGTTGGGCCATCGAAGGCGACGCCATGACCGTCGTCCCCAAACAGGGCAACATCCGCACGAAACAGGGCTTTCGCGACGTCCAACTCCACCTCGAGTGGCGCTCCCCCACCGACGACGACGGCAAGGGCCAAGGACGCGGCAACAGCGGCGTGTTCTTCATGACTCGTTACGAGGTGCAGGTCCTCGACTCGTATCAGAACCCCACCTACGTCAACGGCCAGGCCGGCTCGATCTACAAGCAACACCCGCCGCTCGCCAACGCCACCCGCGCCCCGGGCGAATGGCAGACCTACGACATCGTCTTCATCGCCCCGCGTTTCAACAGCGACGGCAGCCTGAAGAGCCCCGCCCGCATGACCGTCTTCCACAACGGCGTCCTCGTCCAACACGACGCCGTCCTCGCCGGCCCCACCGTCTGGCGCGGCGAGCCGAAGTACTCCGCGCACCCCGACCGGCTCCCCATCGAACTGCAGGACCACTCCGACAAGGTCTCCTTCCGCAACATCTGGCTCCGCGAAATCACCCTCCCGGACTCGGACTGA
- a CDS encoding sulfatase, translated as MGWCEGAAFYPRRRLLGKPLVDRGRDILWIVTTQWRAQATGAAGDPNACTPAFDALAAEGVNFVEATTPHPFGPFARAALLTGVPSPENGVREYFDPLPREVRTVAHDLAARGYDTAWFGKWHLAERDRAAPLVGETHARMIVPPEARGGFEFWEGFEGGFLINEPWLHGTRLPTPYPFSGYQSDVLCARAREWLAQRRSRGVDRPVFCVVSLEPPHPPYAAPAGLVEPRDPEAITLAGNVPGGGAVEVRARRELAGYYAHIVATDRAIGGLVASVPKHTCIVWTSVHGDMHGAHGLFRKGWPHEESVRVPLVVRGDGGRGPRGVVDRSPISLLDLREMALAWAGGRTWSCARTSAPISMPSVVALPDQCDCTWSGERSATHKVVRRADGSPWFEFDLGSDPLELHNLAVRTGQGRSAS; from the coding sequence ATGGGGTGGTGCGAGGGTGCGGCTTTCTATCCGCGAAGGCGGCTGCTAGGAAAGCCGTTAGTGGATCGGGGACGGGACATTCTCTGGATCGTGACGACCCAATGGCGCGCGCAGGCGACGGGCGCAGCGGGCGACCCGAACGCGTGTACGCCGGCGTTCGACGCGTTGGCTGCGGAGGGAGTGAACTTCGTCGAAGCGACGACGCCGCATCCGTTCGGCCCGTTCGCGCGGGCCGCGTTGCTCACGGGTGTGCCTTCGCCGGAGAACGGAGTGCGCGAGTACTTCGATCCGCTGCCGCGCGAGGTCCGAACCGTGGCGCACGATCTGGCTGCGCGCGGTTACGACACTGCGTGGTTCGGCAAATGGCATCTGGCGGAACGCGATCGGGCGGCGCCGTTGGTGGGAGAAACGCACGCGAGGATGATCGTGCCGCCGGAGGCGAGGGGAGGCTTCGAGTTCTGGGAGGGTTTCGAGGGCGGGTTTCTGATCAACGAACCGTGGCTGCACGGCACGCGTCTGCCGACGCCGTATCCGTTTTCGGGATACCAAAGCGACGTGCTCTGCGCCCGCGCGCGCGAGTGGCTCGCGCAGCGGCGCTCGCGCGGGGTGGATCGCCCGGTTTTCTGCGTCGTGAGTCTGGAGCCGCCGCACCCGCCCTACGCGGCACCCGCGGGACTCGTGGAGCCGCGTGATCCGGAAGCGATCACGCTGGCCGGCAACGTGCCGGGCGGGGGCGCGGTCGAGGTGCGAGCGCGGCGCGAACTCGCGGGCTACTACGCGCACATCGTAGCGACCGATCGTGCGATCGGCGGACTCGTGGCGAGCGTGCCGAAGCACACGTGCATCGTGTGGACCTCGGTGCACGGCGACATGCACGGCGCGCACGGGTTGTTTCGCAAAGGCTGGCCGCACGAGGAGAGCGTGCGGGTGCCTCTGGTCGTGCGTGGCGACGGCGGAAGAGGACCCCGCGGTGTCGTCGATCGGTCGCCGATCTCGCTGCTCGATCTACGCGAGATGGCGCTTGCTTGGGCGGGGGGGCGGACATGGTCCTGCGCGAGGACGTCGGCACCGATTTCGATGCCGAGCGTGGTGGCGCTGCCGGATCAGTGCGACTGCACGTGGTCGGGCGAGCGGTCGGCGACGCACAAGGTCGTGCGCCGGGCGGACGGCTCGCCGTGGTTCGAGTTCGATCTGGGGTCGGATCCGTTGGAGTTGCACAACCTCGCGGTTCGAACCGGACAAGGGCGGAGCGCGAGTTGA
- the dut gene encoding dUTP diphosphatase — translation MQLLVKRLSPTARLPIRATANASCFDIHADMDGTIPPGGRMLVKTGLAVAVPPGFEVQVRSRSGLAFKHGVAVLNSPGTVDADYRGEVGVVLINHGSEPFVFKHGERIAQIGVYSVAMCPAIEVAELDDTARGVGGFGHTGR, via the coding sequence ATGCAACTGCTCGTCAAACGCCTCTCCCCCACGGCCCGCCTGCCCATCCGCGCCACGGCCAACGCAAGCTGCTTCGACATCCACGCCGACATGGACGGCACGATCCCGCCGGGAGGCCGCATGCTGGTGAAGACCGGCCTCGCCGTCGCCGTCCCGCCCGGCTTCGAGGTCCAAGTGCGCAGCCGCAGCGGTCTCGCCTTCAAACACGGCGTCGCCGTCCTCAACTCGCCCGGCACGGTCGATGCCGATTACCGCGGCGAGGTCGGCGTGGTACTGATCAATCATGGTTCCGAGCCGTTCGTGTTCAAACACGGCGAACGCATCGCCCAGATCGGCGTTTACTCCGTCGCGATGTGCCCCGCGATCGAAGTCGCCGAACTCGACGACACCGCACGCGGCGTCGGCGGTTTCGGCCACACCGGCCGCTGA
- a CDS encoding outer membrane beta-barrel protein, which yields MNNSFRKLLLVVAALGLAGTAFSAPAGTWGLRLRATYLDTANKSDAFSALDIDFAADAVSVQSKWIPEIDVSYWFTEKVALEIVLTVPQKHDVYLEGVGKLGDFSHLPPCFMGQYHFAPGKAFQPYVGLGLNLTLIMDNHLSVAGVPLALENHSVGFAFQAGFDYEVSERVRLNFDVKKVTLSSDVFAGETRLTTADLNPWLISAGFAWRF from the coding sequence ATGAATAACTCGTTCAGGAAACTCCTCCTCGTCGTCGCAGCGCTCGGCCTCGCCGGCACTGCCTTCTCCGCGCCCGCCGGCACGTGGGGCCTTCGCCTCCGCGCCACCTACCTCGACACGGCGAACAAGTCCGACGCCTTCTCCGCGCTCGACATCGACTTCGCCGCCGACGCCGTCTCCGTCCAAAGCAAATGGATACCGGAGATCGACGTCTCCTACTGGTTCACCGAAAAGGTGGCCTTGGAGATCGTTCTCACCGTCCCGCAGAAGCACGACGTGTATCTCGAGGGCGTCGGCAAGCTCGGCGACTTCAGCCACCTGCCCCCGTGCTTCATGGGCCAATACCACTTCGCTCCCGGCAAGGCCTTTCAACCCTACGTGGGTCTCGGCCTCAACCTCACGCTCATCATGGACAACCACCTGAGCGTCGCCGGCGTGCCCCTTGCTTTGGAAAACCACAGCGTAGGCTTCGCCTTCCAAGCCGGCTTCGACTACGAGGTGTCCGAACGCGTCCGCCTCAACTTCGACGTGAAGAAGGTCACGCTCTCCAGCGACGTGTTCGCCGGAGAGACTCGCCTGACCACGGCCGACCTCAACCCTTGGTTGATCTCCGCCGGCTTCGCCTGGCGCTTCTGA